The Devosia sp. A16 genome includes a window with the following:
- a CDS encoding DUF6894 family protein encodes MPRFYFDLYEDDVLLVDHEGGVLRDALLARREAGRILAAIARDNYRPEGPWPTLRIVLRSHDREGLWETVLRWEERQLSRLN; translated from the coding sequence ATGCCGCGGTTCTACTTCGACCTTTATGAGGACGACGTGCTGTTAGTCGATCACGAAGGAGGCGTTCTGCGGGACGCGCTGCTGGCGCGGCGGGAGGCAGGACGGATACTTGCCGCCATCGCCCGCGACAATTATCGTCCCGAGGGACCGTGGCCCACTCTACGCATCGTGCTTAGATCCCACGATCGCGAGGGTCTATGGGAAACGGTGCTGCGTTGGGAGGAACGTCAGCTATCGCGTCTCAACTGA
- a CDS encoding DUF3606 domain-containing protein gives MATTTRGRAQDRAKVAGGQDHEVRYEAKKTGASKEDVKAAVKSAGNSRKKVEEKLGK, from the coding sequence ATGGCTACCACCACGCGAGGCCGCGCTCAGGACCGGGCGAAAGTTGCCGGTGGGCAGGATCACGAAGTCCGCTACGAAGCCAAGAAGACCGGCGCCAGCAAGGAAGACGTGAAAGCAGCGGTGAAGTCGGCCGGCAACAGCCGCAAGAAGGTCGAGGAAAAACTGGGGAAGTAA
- the ligD gene encoding non-homologous end-joining DNA ligase, giving the protein MPAVKAALRTKRPSRRDSESTPLVLPQFRPPQLATLERRVPTGDNWLFEMKLDGYRMQAAIAGDQVRLYTRKGHDWTRQFGYVAPALSRLTKGTALIDGELCAIDEHGRTNFTLLKNSLDGHKPVVFYAFDLLEQDGEDLAPLPQLERKARLEALLSDLPDDAPIAYSDHIVGDGEAVFRAMCEGGHEGVIAKAINARYYGGDRSTAWQKIKCVQRQEFVVIGWRPPEYGVDNVRGLFLATYEDGKLVYRGGVGTGFTDKLRRDVWEVLQLIRTDERPPVVGMPRTEMRVARWVEPRLLAEVEYTEITPDGLIRHPSFKGLREDKPASEVHLEEAEDAHNTSSL; this is encoded by the coding sequence ATGCCGGCCGTAAAGGCCGCCCTCCGCACGAAGCGGCCAAGCCGCAGGGACTCGGAATCTACCCCTCTCGTCCTCCCCCAGTTTCGGCCGCCTCAACTGGCCACGCTCGAACGCCGCGTCCCCACCGGGGATAACTGGCTGTTCGAGATGAAGCTCGACGGCTACCGAATGCAGGCGGCCATCGCCGGTGACCAGGTGCGGCTCTATACCCGCAAGGGCCATGACTGGACGCGGCAGTTCGGCTACGTGGCGCCGGCGCTCTCAAGGCTCACCAAGGGTACCGCCCTGATCGACGGCGAACTCTGCGCCATCGACGAGCACGGTCGGACCAATTTCACGCTCCTCAAAAACAGCCTCGATGGGCATAAGCCCGTCGTCTTCTACGCCTTCGATCTGCTGGAGCAGGACGGCGAGGATCTGGCGCCGCTGCCGCAGCTCGAGCGCAAGGCGCGGCTCGAGGCGCTGCTCTCCGATCTCCCGGATGATGCCCCGATCGCCTATTCGGATCACATCGTCGGCGATGGCGAGGCCGTCTTCCGCGCGATGTGCGAGGGCGGGCACGAGGGGGTGATCGCGAAGGCGATCAACGCTCGCTACTACGGCGGCGATCGGTCGACCGCCTGGCAGAAGATCAAGTGCGTGCAGCGCCAGGAGTTCGTCGTCATCGGCTGGCGCCCGCCGGAGTATGGCGTCGACAACGTCCGGGGCCTGTTCCTCGCCACCTATGAGGACGGCAAGCTCGTCTACCGTGGCGGCGTTGGAACGGGCTTCACCGACAAGCTGCGGCGAGATGTCTGGGAAGTGCTGCAACTGATCCGCACCGACGAGCGGCCGCCCGTGGTGGGTATGCCGCGGACCGAGATGCGGGTCGCGCGCTGGGTCGAGCCGCGGCTGCTCGCCGAAGTCGAATATACCGAGATCACCCCGGATGGCCTGATCCGCCATCCATCGTTCAAGGGCCTCCGAGAAGACAAGCCAGCCTCCGAGGTCCACCTTGAGGAGGCCGAAGATGCCCACAACACATCGTCTCTCTGA
- a CDS encoding SOS response-associated peptidase family protein codes for MCHAYSVTTNIEAIRQMVQTIFRFDVAANIGNLAPQTGVYPDMLAPIIRNRPGLERELVKVRWGMPTSSQALYQAAQARADKIAKKQGRDLTADEFAELLRMEPDRGTHNVRNTKSQHWKRWLGPEFRCIVPFTSFAEVSSEIGPDGKKLGNTWFAFNDSRPLAFFAGIFAPQWTSVRKTSEGLITTDLFAFLTTDPNNVVAVANPDAMPVILRTPEETEIWMTAPWEEAQKLQRPLPDGVLQVVSVGNKEDPPEENFPAPPAQQDLF; via the coding sequence ATGTGCCACGCTTACTCTGTCACCACCAACATCGAAGCCATTCGCCAGATGGTGCAGACCATTTTCCGCTTCGACGTGGCGGCCAACATCGGCAACCTGGCGCCGCAAACGGGCGTCTACCCGGACATGCTGGCGCCGATCATCCGGAACCGCCCGGGGCTCGAGCGAGAGCTGGTTAAGGTTCGATGGGGCATGCCTACCTCGTCGCAAGCCCTCTACCAGGCGGCGCAGGCTCGCGCCGACAAGATCGCCAAGAAGCAGGGCAGGGACCTAACCGCCGATGAGTTCGCCGAGCTGCTGCGGATGGAGCCCGACCGTGGCACGCACAACGTCCGGAACACTAAGAGCCAGCACTGGAAGCGATGGCTGGGGCCGGAGTTCCGATGCATCGTGCCGTTCACCAGCTTCGCCGAGGTGAGCAGCGAGATCGGACCGGACGGCAAGAAGCTGGGCAACACCTGGTTCGCCTTCAACGACAGCCGGCCGCTTGCGTTCTTCGCCGGTATCTTCGCACCGCAATGGACAAGCGTCCGGAAGACCTCGGAGGGGTTGATCACCACTGACCTCTTCGCCTTCCTCACGACCGACCCGAACAATGTCGTCGCCGTCGCCAATCCCGACGCCATGCCGGTGATCCTGCGAACGCCTGAAGAGACAGAGATCTGGATGACGGCCCCATGGGAGGAAGCGCAGAAGCTGCAGCGGCCGCTCCCCGATGGCGTGCTGCAGGTGGTCTCGGTCGGGAACAAGGAAGACCCGCCGGAGGAGAACTTTCCCGCCCCTCCGGCGCAGCAGGATTTGTTCTAG
- a CDS encoding alpha/beta hydrolase translates to MSTSVAKLESYRFFARSTSTEVECKTLAPAHVSADQPLPLILHLHGAMSSAASLEMARAAYEAAWVAGDLPPALVACASTPTQGGFYIDYPGGPLWETLVAQELPDYLAKHHQLASRRAAIGFSMGGYGALKMALRRPDAYQAVAALCPTVFPAEDLASVPARNRPAVLNELNQAMGSAGYDACSVYSVLQSNLGAVRSANLGMFIDCGELDEYGLLDGARYLDRVLTKLSVPHEFHPIPGAGHADAHAIGRQASAIRFIGHALQVAA, encoded by the coding sequence ATGTCGACGTCTGTCGCCAAACTCGAGTCTTATCGTTTTTTTGCCCGGTCTACCTCCACTGAGGTCGAGTGCAAGACACTTGCACCGGCGCATGTATCTGCGGATCAACCGCTTCCTCTCATTCTCCACTTGCACGGCGCGATGTCGTCCGCTGCGTCACTGGAAATGGCACGCGCGGCATACGAGGCCGCCTGGGTCGCAGGCGACCTGCCTCCCGCACTCGTCGCTTGTGCGTCAACGCCGACCCAAGGCGGCTTCTACATCGACTATCCCGGCGGGCCGCTTTGGGAAACTCTGGTGGCGCAAGAGTTGCCCGACTATCTGGCGAAGCACCATCAGCTCGCTTCCCGCCGGGCTGCGATAGGATTTTCAATGGGCGGCTACGGGGCGCTCAAGATGGCTTTGCGGCGTCCGGATGCCTACCAGGCTGTGGCGGCACTTTGCCCGACGGTGTTTCCAGCCGAGGACCTGGCGAGTGTGCCAGCACGGAACCGGCCAGCGGTTCTTAACGAACTCAACCAGGCCATGGGATCAGCTGGCTACGATGCATGCAGCGTCTACAGCGTCCTGCAGAGCAACCTGGGTGCGGTCCGCAGCGCGAACCTCGGTATGTTCATCGATTGCGGCGAGCTGGACGAGTATGGCCTCCTCGACGGCGCAAGGTACCTGGATCGTGTGCTGACGAAGCTCTCGGTGCCACACGAATTTCATCCGATCCCGGGCGCAGGCCACGCAGACGCCCATGCGATCGGACGGCAGGCATCTGCAATCAGGTTCATCGGCCACGCTCTGCAAGTGGCGGCCTGA